TACACCAACGGACTGATTAAAGTACTTAAATCCAGAGAACTGATGTCCTGATTCAGGAGTCTGGTGGAAAAATATATAGCTCTCAGGCACGTGAACGGGGTAGATTCAAGGATTTGCCACCGTTTACTTTTTTATACGAAACAGGTTATAATTTCTCTATTGATTTTCCAAAATACCAACAGATCCAACTAAAGAAAGGTGCTGCAACAACATCTGCGGTATAGTGTACATGTTGAAGTAACAGCAATACTCCAATGATTCCGGAAGCAATAAAAGCAACCATTTTCTCCCGCTTATTTTCCAGACACAGAGCGCCTAGAAACACAGTAGCAGTATGTCCGGAAAAGAAAAGATCTTTGGTAATTACATTAGAACCATAGAAAACGACAGAACATGGATCTATGAGCTCAATAATCTCTTTTGGAGGATGAAGAGGGACAATAGAAATTGTAATGATTCTTGCTGCGCACAGAAAGATATAGGCCCATAATGCCGTCAGACAAATGGAAGTGTTCCTGGACATCTTTATTAGAAAGAATACAGACATCCCATAAAGGACAATAAATATATATAAAGAAACATCAATAGCCGGAATTCGGGCCAGTAACCAGTCATTAAGTGTAAGTCCCTTATCTCTGTTTTCTACGTAAGCGAAGAAATGAGGTATAAAAACCAGGATCAATGCGAGAATAGAGATCCCAAGGATAAATTTAAGTCTGAATGGGGGATAATCCCAGGCAATTTGCCAGGAGAATTGTTTAAACTGCATTAAAAGGTTTTGTTGGTATCTCTAAAAAGTAAATGCAACAAATAACGGAATTAATCCCCTATAAAAGAATACTCTGACAGAGAAATGTTGATTATTCTATGAAAAAAATAAGATGTTTAAACAGATAATTTGCTGCTTTTAAGAGTTAAAAGAGACTCAATTGAATTTTTTCCGGTGGTTTAGCATCACCATCGACTGTTTTTCCGCCGTATTTCCAGGAATTACGACGCTCTTTTTGGACCAACTCGTCGAAATTATCATTTGGTACGAAGTTCTTTTCAGCTTTACGGGCAAGTTCTCCTAATTTAAGGATGGCATGCTGCTTATCCGATTGACCTAGTCTGGCCTTTTGAATGGCTTTTCCCAATACCTGAATTGTTTCATCGTATACTTTTAGAGGAACAGGAAATGGATGACCATCTTTTCCCCCATGAGCGAAAGAAAACCGTGCGGGGTCGGTAAAACGGGACGGTGTTCCATAAATTACTTCGCTGACTAAAGCTAAAGATTGTAAGGTCCTTGGTCCCAAACCTTCCAATAACAACAGTTCTTCAAAATCTGCAGGCTGTTTTTCCTGTGTCAGCCATAACATGGCACCCAAACGTTTCAGGTCCACATCTTGCGCTTTTACTTCATGATGATTGGACATGACGAGTTTTCTGGCTTCTTTAAGGATGCGTTCCGGATTTTCAGTAGTCATAGATAACATGCTGACCCGCGATGTCCGGGCTTCCTTTGCAACCAGATTTAAAATCTTTCCCTGGTTGATGCCACAAATTCCGGTATGAGGATCTTCTACAAAAGAAGTTAAAGCTGAGGAATGCCAGTGGTATCTTCTGGCGGTAGCACTATCATTCCGCATTCCCTGTTGTACCACAGTCCAGAGCCCGGTTGAATCGACGATGAAATTGTGGGTGTATAGCTGGAATCCATCCTGAATAGCTGTATTGTCAATCTTTGCACTTAGTCTGCTACACCTGACGAGCTCTTTACCATCAAGACCTTGGAGTTCGGCAATATTCAACAATTCATTCGGAGTTTGTCTGGACTTTAGCCCTTTGCCACCACAGATGTAAATGCCGAGTTCCTTACTTCTCGGATTGACGGCAGCTTTTAAAGCACCCATAACAGACGTGGTAATCCCTGATGAATGCCAGTCCATGCCCATTACTGCTCCCAGACTTTGAAACCAAAAAGGATCACTTAACCGTCGTAGTACTTCGGCTGTACCGTATTCAGCAATGATGGCTTCGGTGATGGAAAGACCCAAACGTGTCATGCGCATTGCAAGCCATTTAGGGACAGAACCATAATGAAGCGGTAAGTCAGCAGTTCCTGATGATTTCATTGCTAACAAATTTAGTAAAAAAATAATAACAAATGAATTCACAATCTGGCAGGTGTTCGTATAGTCCGTAAACTTAAAGGAACGTATGATCAACAGAATTCAATAACAACAAGAAAGGGATGCTCCATCCAGACGCATCCCTTTTCTAACCAAATATAAACCTGTATGAAACGGTTTTTTCTTAAATATCTTTGTCGTAATTTCTGCTATGTACACATGAATTATGCCAAAATATAAAATTAGCCTACTCGTGCCGTTTTTTTACTTTTCTCCACCAAAGCAGTCCTCCCGTAACAGAGAGCAAGCCAGGTAGCAAGCCTATAATAACATACAATACTTTAATTACAATGCCGCCAAAACTTCCTGCATGTAAAGGGAAAAAAGTTGCTTCAACCCGTGCCCATATTCCCTTTTTAGTTAGCCTTTCTATCGTTATAACCTTTCCTGAAATCGGATCAATGGAAATGGAATTGCCGTTATAAAAGAGGGGCGACTGTTCTTTCAATGGGCCGGACAGTCGGAAAAGCTTTTCCTTTTGTGTAGGTAAATACATATTTTGAGGGACCAGATCCGGCATTGCATTTCTGGCAGTCCGAAGCATTTGGTCTATAGATTCGTCAGATAGAACATTTGCAGTAGCGGACACCGTTTGTTTTTTCCAGTAAGAGGAATCGAAAGCAAACCTGTTCATCCAGAATCCGGTAAAGAAAATGACTACATTAAAAAATAATGCCCAGACTCCGACAATTCTATGGAGATCAGAGGAAATGGTTCTCCAGTTTTTCCATTTCATTTTTACCTGAAAGCTGAATACTTTCCAGATGTATTTTCTGTAAATGATCAGTCCTGTGAATGTGGATAATAACATCGTGATGCCAAATACAGCCGCAAGGAGCAATCCGGGTAGTCCCAGCTGAAAGCTCCAGTGGAATTGCAATATCCAGTACAGGAAACTTGGGTTGAAATCTTTCAGGTTGCCATCCCGGAGAATAGCGCCGGAATATGGGTTAATACTTATCATGCCCAAATCATAAGTGCTGATTTTCCCATCATTCTGATACAAACGGAACTCATAGGCTTCTCCCTTTCCTGCGTCTGGGTTTAACCAGGCTATTCCGGTTAAGTTTGGATGCTGTTTGCCAATCTTCCTGTACATGGTATCAAGCGCTAATGGTTGGCTTGTAGGGCTGATATGGAGTAGATCTGAATTGATAAAATGATCAATTTCTTTTAGGAAAACCAATGCAGAACCACTCAAACCCAAAAGGATTAGAAAAATACCGCTGACTAATCCCAGCCAGCTATGTAAGGAGAACACCAGTATGCGTGTGAAGTTTATCTTTCTCATTTGATCTGATAACTTAAGCCAACCCTGTAATTAAAAGGATCTCCTAAACCGCCGGTCACCGTACCTGATCTGCTGCCTGTAAAATAATGTTTGTCAGTCAGATTGTAGGCGTTAAACTGGAGGTTGTATCTACCTCTTCTGTAGTTGACGGCTGCATCGAGGACAGTGTATTCCGGAAAGATAAAATTTTGGTTACTGATAAGACCTACCTGGTCACTAACATACCTTAATCCGGTAGCAAGTCCCAGACCTTTTATTACCCCAGTCCGCAGGTTATATTTTAACCATAGATTGGCCATGTGTTTAGGTGCATTGTTAAAACGGTCTCCCTTTTTTCCAAAAGCACTGGTGCTTAAAATCGTATGTTCATTATACGCATATCCGGCGATTATATTGAAGTTTTGAAGCGTTCCGGTGACCGAAAATTCTATTCCCCTGCTTCGGGTTCCATCAATTGCAGCCTGGCGATGGGAGTTCTCTTCGGTCGGTGCCGGTGCCAGAATATTGGCATATTTGATCTGGTAAAGGGAAACGCTGGTCGACAACTGCTGGCTAAAGAAATCACCCTTATAACCAAGTTCATATTGACTTGCTTTTCGGGTGGGGAAGGGGCCTCCGGAAAGCACATTGTTTGAGGTCTGTGGATTAAACGATTTAAGATAAGTTCCGTAAATGGATATATTTTCTGCTGGCAGATACACCAATCCTATTCTCGGAATAAGCCCTGAAGCTTGTAATTCATCTCCCTGTTTATTATCCCTGATGGAAAGTGGTGTTTCTTTTGCGTTGTAGGAATCGTATCTCAGGGAAAGTAAAGCTTTCCACTGTCGGCCAATACTTACCTGATCCTGCAGATATAGACCTATCAGGTTTGTAATACGTTTATTATCATCAGATTCTTCTGCCGGAACGGAGCTTGGTGGCGGATCATTATGATAATCAGGGTTAAAAATGGAAATTCTGGAGGCAGCCTTGTACTGGTAATCGTTTTTAGTCCATCCATACCTGTTATAGTCTGCTCCTCCGGTCAAATGATGTTTTATTGGCCCTGTTTTAGTCTCAAAAGATAAGTAAGCGGTGCTTTGCAGACTAAAACGATTGGTTTCCCAGTCCTGATACCCCCTGCTGATAGAATCATTTTTGATTTTCCCTACAGGAATATGGTCTGTATAATCCAGAACATTATTAACTACACGTTGAACCGCTGTCAGTTTTAACCGGTCATTAAATCGGTGATTGAAGGTTACTG
This region of Pedobacter steynii genomic DNA includes:
- a CDS encoding phosphatase PAP2-related protein; this encodes MQFKQFSWQIAWDYPPFRLKFILGISILALILVFIPHFFAYVENRDKGLTLNDWLLARIPAIDVSLYIFIVLYGMSVFFLIKMSRNTSICLTALWAYIFLCAARIITISIVPLHPPKEIIELIDPCSVVFYGSNVITKDLFFSGHTATVFLGALCLENKREKMVAFIASGIIGVLLLLQHVHYTADVVAAPFFSWICWYFGKSIEKL
- a CDS encoding DUF763 domain-containing protein encodes the protein MKSSGTADLPLHYGSVPKWLAMRMTRLGLSITEAIIAEYGTAEVLRRLSDPFWFQSLGAVMGMDWHSSGITTSVMGALKAAVNPRSKELGIYICGGKGLKSRQTPNELLNIAELQGLDGKELVRCSRLSAKIDNTAIQDGFQLYTHNFIVDSTGLWTVVQQGMRNDSATARRYHWHSSALTSFVEDPHTGICGINQGKILNLVAKEARTSRVSMLSMTTENPERILKEARKLVMSNHHEVKAQDVDLKRLGAMLWLTQEKQPADFEELLLLEGLGPRTLQSLALVSEVIYGTPSRFTDPARFSFAHGGKDGHPFPVPLKVYDETIQVLGKAIQKARLGQSDKQHAILKLGELARKAEKNFVPNDNFDELVQKERRNSWKYGGKTVDGDAKPPEKIQLSLF
- a CDS encoding PepSY-associated TM helix domain-containing protein, encoding MRKINFTRILVFSLHSWLGLVSGIFLILLGLSGSALVFLKEIDHFINSDLLHISPTSQPLALDTMYRKIGKQHPNLTGIAWLNPDAGKGEAYEFRLYQNDGKISTYDLGMISINPYSGAILRDGNLKDFNPSFLYWILQFHWSFQLGLPGLLLAAVFGITMLLSTFTGLIIYRKYIWKVFSFQVKMKWKNWRTISSDLHRIVGVWALFFNVVIFFTGFWMNRFAFDSSYWKKQTVSATANVLSDESIDQMLRTARNAMPDLVPQNMYLPTQKEKLFRLSGPLKEQSPLFYNGNSISIDPISGKVITIERLTKKGIWARVEATFFPLHAGSFGGIVIKVLYVIIGLLPGLLSVTGGLLWWRKVKKRHE
- a CDS encoding TonB-dependent receptor, with protein sequence MKIKIFSIIFFLLLSIRLFAQSGTGSLNGNIISFQDEPISGASIQLQHTGISTRTDSNGNFSLHDIPAGTYVLIVSNIGYTANKQNLIIKPEQVSIVNLQLSKSKQQLKEVVISGVKNTYQVKNSSTSTRLDLPLLTTPQSIQIVSSQTIKDRQSFTLNEVAGTFTGMKANNGNGSFNMRGFTAYSPTDASFLLYNGIRGNLFLWSQQPLLYNVESVELLRGPSGAMFSEGAPGGLVNFITKKPMLQNSYNVELSLGSWNFRRASLDLTGPLSRNKKLLYRTIIGYDRSKSFRDDQDKENIFLAPSLTYLFSSNTDLNLEVNYAYQKTVQQYDNGTFIRTRPDGTFDFNYYPDHLTVQSPTDYGKTYNSSATVTFNHRFNDRLKLTAVQRVVNNVLDYTDHIPVGKIKNDSISRGYQDWETNRFSLQSTAYLSFETKTGPIKHHLTGGADYNRYGWTKNDYQYKAASRISIFNPDYHNDPPPSSVPAEESDDNKRITNLIGLYLQDQVSIGRQWKALLSLRYDSYNAKETPLSIRDNKQGDELQASGLIPRIGLVYLPAENISIYGTYLKSFNPQTSNNVLSGGPFPTRKASQYELGYKGDFFSQQLSTSVSLYQIKYANILAPAPTEENSHRQAAIDGTRSRGIEFSVTGTLQNFNIIAGYAYNEHTILSTSAFGKKGDRFNNAPKHMANLWLKYNLRTGVIKGLGLATGLRYVSDQVGLISNQNFIFPEYTVLDAAVNYRRGRYNLQFNAYNLTDKHYFTGSRSGTVTGGLGDPFNYRVGLSYQIK